In the Paramisgurnus dabryanus chromosome 18, PD_genome_1.1, whole genome shotgun sequence genome, GTTTTGAGGCATTTGAGTCTATACATAAACCAGTCTGATTGTTTTGTAGAAAGGCCTGTTTGGATGCCAAATATCGCTTTCGGCGGTTGGCTCTATAGACCTCCAGGCGTTGGGCCTCTGCAATGGGATCATCCAGAACTCCTTCCCACCTCAAGCTATCCTGATCCTGATGGGTCAAGTCAGACTTCTCCTCCTCTGTTGGAACAGGAGCTACTTGTGATACCATCTTGAGATTTTTGGATTTGAATTTCTTCAGTTCTTTGGCTTTGACAAGACCTTTGCTCTGAGCATCACTCATCTCTCCGTTGGTCCACTGTTCCATCTGTAGTTTCTCTAGATGGTGGTAAAATTGGAAGATGAATAACAATTTAATTTCCCAACATAAAGAGACCACaagtttaatttattacattGATGCATTGtgtcaaataaattttttttacacaatgtgAGATAGTGTCAGCAATAAGTACAAGTGAGATAGaaatgtaaatacaaaa is a window encoding:
- the liat1 gene encoding protein LIAT1, whose product is MNEEISIKRGFHVPPLTGATTKESKTKRKDTNKKKKKLSNGANPSKNSEKLQMEQWTNGEMSDAQSKGLVKAKELKKFKSKNLKMVSQVAPVPTEEEKSDLTHQDQDSLRWEGVLDDPIAEAQRLEVYRANRRKRYLASKQAFLQNNQTGLCIDSNASKLNTQNKAGGGMANLVTL